From one Acyrthosiphon pisum isolate AL4f unplaced genomic scaffold, pea_aphid_22Mar2018_4r6ur Scaffold_14261;HRSCAF=14907, whole genome shotgun sequence genomic stretch:
- the LOC100166711 gene encoding zinc finger protein 271-like, with protein MNNSDKTCVNKRHYLCNVCDKSFNQACKLAVHQRKHTGEKPYLCDVCGLMFRQSNNLTEHKKIHTGDQLYPCDVCDQRFTSTSHLTVHQRKHSGEKPYPCDVCEKRFTSNGHLTVHRMKHTGEKPYPCDGCEMRFTTNSQLTVHRRKHTGEKPYPCDGCEMRFTSNSQLTVHRRKHTGEKPYPCDVCEKSFRQQCNLAEHKRIHTGEKPYSCDVCDHRFTSTSHLTVHRRKHTGEKPYPCDGCEMRFTSNSQLTVHRRKHTGEKPYPCDGCEKRFTSNSHLTIHRRKHTGEKPYPCDVCEKRFASNSHLTVHRRKHTGEKPYPCDGCEMRFTTNSQLTVHRRKHSGEKPYPCDGCDQRFISTSHLTVHRRKHTGEKPYPCDVCEKSFRQQCNLAEHKRIHTGEKPYLCDVCDQRFTSTSHLTVHRRKHTGEKPYPCDGCEKRFTSNSHLTVHRRKHTGEKPYPCDVCEKSFRQQCNLAEHKRIHTGEKPYLCDVCDQRFTSTSHLTVHRRKHTGEKPYPCDGCEKRFTSNSHLTVHRRKHTGEKPYPCDGLLEVNQ; from the coding sequence atgaacAATAGCGACAAGACATGTGTGAACAAGAGACACTACTTGTGTAATGTCTGCGACAAATCGTTCAACCAAGCCTGCAAACTGGCAGTACACCAGAGAAAACATACCGGGGAGAAACCGTACCTATGTGACGTTTGTGGCTTGATGTTTCGGCAGAGCAACAACTTGACAGAACACAAGAAAATACACACCGGAGACCAACTATACCCGTGCGATGTGTGTGACCAGAGGTTCACCAGTACCAGCCATCTAACGGTCCACCAGAGGAAACATTCAGGGGAGAAACCTTATCCCTGCGATGTGTGTGAAAAGAGGTTCACCAGTAACGGCCATCTAACGGTCCACCGGATGAAACATACAGGAGAGAAACCTTACCCGTGCGACGGGTGTGAAATGAGGTTCACCACTAACAGCCAGTTAACGGTCCACCGGAGGAAGCATACAGGAGAGAAACCATATCCGTGCGACGGGTGTGAAATGAGGTTCACCAGTAACAGCCAGTTAACGGTCCACCGGAGGAAACATACAGGGGAGAAACCTTACCCCTGCGATGTTTGTGAAAAATCGTTCAGACAACAATGTAACCTAGCAGAACACAAGAGAATACACACCGGAGAGAAACCATACTCGTGCGATGTCTGTGACCATAGGTTCACAAGTACCAGCCATTTAACGGTCCACCGGAGGAAGCATACAGGAGAGAAACCATATCCGTGCGACGGGTGTGAAATGAGGTTCACCAGTAACAGCCAGTTAACGGTCCACCGGAGGAAACATACAGGGGAGAAACCTTACCCGTGCGATGGGTGTGAAAAGAGGTTCACCAGTAACAGCCATCTAACAATCCACCGGAGGAAACATACAGGGGAGAAACCTTACCCGTGCGATGTGTGTGAAAAGAGGTTCGCCAGTAACAGCCATCTAACGGTCCACCGGAGGAAACATACAGGGGAGAAACCTTACCCGTGCGATGGGTGTGAAATGAGGTTCACCACTAACAGCCAGTTAACGGTCCACCGGAGGAAACATTCAGGAGAGAAACCTTACCCATGTGATGGGTGTGACCAGAGGTTCATCAGTACCAGCCATTTAACGGTCCATCGGAGGAAACATACAGGGGAGAAACCTTACCCCTGCGATGTTTGTGAAAAATCGTTCAGACAACAATGTAACCTGGCAGAACACAAGAGAATACACACCGGAGAGAAACCATACTTGTGTGATGTGTGTGACCAGAGGTTCACCAGTACCAGTCATCTAACAGTCCACCGGAGGAAACATACAGGGGAGAAACCTTACCCGTGCGATGGGTGTGAAAAGAGGTTCACCAGTAACAGCCATCTAACGGTCCACCGGAGGAAACATACAGGGGAGAAACCTTACCCCTGCGATGTTTGTGAAAAATCGTTCAGACAACAATGTAACCTGGCAGAACACAAGAGAATACACACCGGAGAGAAACCATACTTGTGTGATGTGTGTGACCAGAGGTTCACCAGTACCAGTCATCTAACAGTCCACCGGAGGAAACATACAGGGGAGAAACCTTACCCGTGCGATGGGTGTGAAAAGAGGTTCACCAGTAACAGCCATCTAACGGTCCACCGGAGGAAACATACAGGGGAGAAACCTTACCCGTGCGATGGGTTATTAGAAGTTAACCAGTGA